A region from the Leguminivora glycinivorella isolate SPB_JAAS2020 chromosome 3, LegGlyc_1.1, whole genome shotgun sequence genome encodes:
- the LOC125224609 gene encoding activity-regulated cytoskeleton associated protein 1-like has protein sequence MTQNISMSTEQLQQLVTSLTSAALQAAAGGARNTTASFANVSFSYDGTRESMRLEEFLSAASVYKKVNDMSDEAAIMSLPLVLKGEASTWWQGVKEGISRWTDFESRLRHAFAPKISGVQIFQEVFSRRQPSDMLSETFIAKNRALLTQLRSPGLTEELQIDAIHGQLNINIRERIPRDSVTTFDQLLTAARNVEQVLRERASTTLSTTPGSKQPSQASKKQRCDFCRATGHTVEECRKRMKQMGGQPGQG, from the coding sequence atgacTCAGAACATATCCATGTCCACGGAGCAGTTACAGCAACTAGTGACGTCACTTACGTCGGCGGCACTTCAAGCAGCAGCCGGTGGAGCAAGGAATACCACGGCCTCGTTTGCGAACGTGTCGTTCTCTTATGATGGCACTAGAGAGTCAATGCGTCTTGAAGAGTTCCTGTCAGCTGCTTCAGTCTATAAGAAAGTTAATGATATGTCAGACGAAGCCGCCATCATGAGTCTCCCTCTTGTATTAAAAGGGGAAGCTTCAACATGGTGGCAAGGCGTCAAAGAAGGCATTAGCCGTTGGACTGATTTTGAGTCAAGACTACGACACGCTTTTGCACCCAAAATATCAGGCGTACAAATATTCCAAGAAGTATTCTCACGCAGGCAACCGTCAGACATGCTATCCGAAACGTTTATTGCGAAGAACAGAGCTCTGTTGACCCAACTACGCTCACCGGGTTTGACAGAAGAACTACAAATAGACGCGATTCACGGACAGCTGAATATTAACATACGCGAAAGGATACCCCGCGACTCCGTGACAACTTTCGACCAATTACTAACGGCGGCTAGGAATGTGGAACAGGTGCTACGGGAGAGGGCGTCAACAACGCTGTCTACGACCCCAGGCTCGAAGCAACCTTCCCAAGCTAGCAAGAAGCAGCGGTGTGACTTCTGTCGTGCCACGGGCCATACCGTTGAAGAATGTCGAAAGAGGATGAAGCAAATGGGTGGTCAACCTGGGCAAGGC